The following coding sequences are from one Malaciobacter pacificus window:
- a CDS encoding UDP-N-acetylglucosamine--N-acetylmuramyl-(pentapeptide) pyrophosphoryl-undecaprenol N-acetylglucosamine transferase gives MKKDNIVVTGGGTGGHLKVADSFIEELNNRGYNVIYIGSSNGQDKAWFEEDNRISQKFFLDTKGVVNKKFLGKIFSLLNIFSKTLQCIKIYYKFNVKKVISVGGYSAAAATFASILKPNCKLYIHEQNSKMGKLNEVTSKFASKLFSSFSEESMIKDYPVSKEFFDKARVRTEIKTVAFFGGSQGAIAINDFALKVAPKLNSLGIKIIHQAGKNDYERVKAQYDKLNINADVFGFTKDFLLKVQEADFAVSRAGASTLWEMCANCLPSFFIPYPYAAKDHQFYNAKVLKEKGLCFLQRESNLDEEEFFKAINCDIKNISTNLKNSIKPDAVSKILDIVLHDK, from the coding sequence ATGAAAAAAGATAATATTGTGGTTACAGGTGGTGGAACAGGTGGTCACTTAAAAGTAGCAGATTCATTTATAGAAGAACTTAATAATAGAGGTTATAATGTAATTTACATTGGTTCTTCTAATGGCCAAGATAAAGCATGGTTTGAAGAAGATAATAGAATTAGTCAAAAGTTTTTTTTAGATACTAAAGGTGTAGTAAATAAAAAGTTTTTAGGAAAAATATTTTCATTACTAAATATTTTTTCTAAAACATTGCAATGTATAAAGATATATTATAAATTTAATGTAAAAAAGGTTATTAGTGTTGGAGGTTATTCTGCAGCAGCTGCAACTTTCGCATCGATTTTAAAACCTAATTGTAAACTCTACATCCATGAACAAAATTCAAAAATGGGTAAATTAAATGAAGTGACAAGTAAATTTGCAAGTAAGTTATTTTCATCATTTAGTGAAGAATCGATGATTAAAGATTATCCTGTTTCTAAAGAGTTTTTCGATAAAGCTAGAGTAAGAACTGAAATTAAAACAGTAGCTTTTTTTGGCGGTTCTCAAGGTGCAATAGCTATTAATGATTTTGCATTAAAGGTTGCACCTAAACTTAACTCTTTAGGAATTAAAATTATTCATCAAGCAGGAAAAAATGATTATGAAAGAGTTAAAGCTCAATATGATAAGTTAAATATCAATGCAGATGTATTTGGATTTACAAAGGATTTTTTATTAAAAGTTCAAGAAGCAGATTTTGCAGTAAGTAGGGCAGGGGCATCAACTCTTTGGGAAATGTGTGCAAACTGTTTACCTTCTTTTTTTATTCCATATCCTTATGCTGCAAAAGATCATCAATTTTATAATGCTAAAGTTTTAAAAGAAAAGGGTTTATGTTTTTTACAAAGAGAAAGTAATTTAGATGAAGAAGAGTTTTTCAAAGCTATTAATTGTGATATAAAAAATATTAGCACAAATTTGAAAAACTCAATTAAACCAGATGCTGTAAGTAAAATCCTAGATATTGTATTACATGATAAGTAA